One window from the genome of Lasioglossum baleicum chromosome 9, iyLasBale1, whole genome shotgun sequence encodes:
- the LOC143212019 gene encoding uncharacterized protein LOC143212019, with protein sequence MVTPKKPELWFANLDAQFALRGITQEDTKYYHVVAQLDSKSATEVEDIMLNPPDKNRYQALKQALIERLSVSKQRKMKQLLEHEEKGDRTPSQFLRHMRSLAGGKVPDEFIKTLWISRLPVSMQSVLATQDGVELDKMAVLADRVGEVATAQSQPIPAASNVAAVGDINALVEQIAEMVTSKLEDRGRRRSRSASGGRYRESSRGRSQERPKGVCWYHWRFKERATKCTRPCSYSAGNDQQSR encoded by the exons ATGGTGACCCCGA AAAAGCCAGAGCTATGGTTTGCGAACTTGGACGCGCAGTTTGCCCTGCGGGGAATAACGCAGGAGGACACCAAGTACTACCACGTGGTAGCTCAGTTGGATTCCAAGTCGGCAACAGAGGTTGAGGATATAATGCTGAACCCACCGGATAAAAACCGGTATCAAGCGTTGAAGCAGGCATTGATCGAGCGGCTGTCGGTATCGAAGCAGCGGAAAATGAAGCAGCTCCTCGAGCACGAGGAGAAAGGGGATAGGACACCGTCGCAGTTTTTGCGGCATATGAGAAGTCTGGCAGGAGGAAAAGTGCCCGACGAATTTATAAAGACTCTCTGGATTAGCAGGCTACCGGTAAGCATGCAATCGGTGTTGGCCACACAAGATGGCGTCGAGCTCGACAAGATGGCCGTCCTAGCGGATCGAGTTGGCGAGGTGGCAACGGCTCAGAGTCAACCCATACCGGCGGCGAGCAACGTCGCGGCGGTCGGTGACATCAACGCCCTCGTGGAGCAGATAGCTGAAATGGTAACATCAAAATTGGAAGACAGAGGGCGACGGAGGAGCCGGAGTGCGTCCGGCGGCAGATATCGAGAGAGTTCCAGAGGAAGATCGCAAGAGCGCCCAAAAGGTGTCTGCTGGTACCATTGGCGCTTCAAGGAGAGAGCAACGAAGTGCACGCGGCCGTGCAGTTACAGTGCGGGAAACGACCAGCAGAGCCGCTAA